A single genomic interval of Acidobacteriota bacterium harbors:
- a CDS encoding GAF domain-containing protein, whose product MRLQFSSDFRKIFGEYLPAQAIDVQVLRHALETVRVCRNLWGLTPPCFWVASPPEHWEKWNRALAEFELTQVHELLFTATQKVHPFWVYLFLDAQFSCCIAAESLPSSGPDQAPRLVGSISFDPHIVEKTAQSLLLHQSQKIQRLLREALHNPHLDKITRQIHRAEATERFASLLTQTQVQQVPVPTSISATVSLSYLEELIGILSDSASGQAGAALLHRVVNAIAHLTDYRLVLVSLFKEEFPYRDLVGCDAIPAEILERIHQIPFPQDEFRQLLHLGEPIQVGMLGQALYFPPRLHHVLERENLYKSPESYTGGQGKWNKNDELFVPIVSQDGEYLGVMSLDDPRSGLAPTEQSVLPVIAFARQISLILERHRVEQEMEGMLIQLSVNNSELAGLNLVLETTSRSMDRHGVLEGALKILDVVDLEAAAILTLDETREQLRLEHVSNVPDSLCRLMYDFGIECFTVGLKTTRGELEIHDLETIHTSLPHLKQTLHREQIQTLVSVPLSGRNGVLGVMVLWSHEKRSFSAPDCRLLANVGKQVGLALETTQLFEHSHRLATQMSALFEVGKSITSHLALKPLLDSVTQNAATLLNADQVSVALLDDSHAVTELTKWIRPIPPGLMVINSDTPPGTPPPTDKTPPNGILLSLPIRTTHPETGEARQIGMFHVGRNSPRQPFSQIEIEMLNNLTTHVSIAVENARAFEAEHKRSKQFRLINTFLREISAILDSEKMLKRAAQVICDNFGYVHVSVHLYHLEAQLVMVRAVVGNQVAVGWNIGDVLPCTQGILHRAIQTKQTVKIDDVRKVKDDLVSIPEARSRLAIPILRGNEVIGVLLLEHSDPGHFDRSDVITAEILADGIGVALRKTELYNEVMLANTQLQEMIRVKDDLVSMVAHDFRSPLTTIQAYSEVLSDQTEDSSTKRYLQIINQQSRHLARLANDTLTMSRLESHKMNFEFQPVYLRELIELVLDSRFVETNVTFETMWPETPIVVSADSGRLQEVFDNLIGNAVKYSPAGGKVVIEGSVQGDIACLSITDQGIGIAKEDLPKLFERFQRMGNARKLRIPGTGLGLYICRSIIEAHNGQIEAESELGTGSTFRVFIPLHQPDKAEISSENERRTETIDSP is encoded by the coding sequence ATGAGGCTTCAGTTCTCCTCGGATTTCCGAAAAATTTTCGGTGAATATCTCCCTGCCCAGGCAATTGATGTGCAGGTATTGCGCCATGCGCTGGAGACGGTTCGAGTTTGTCGCAATCTGTGGGGGCTGACCCCACCTTGTTTTTGGGTTGCGTCACCTCCCGAACATTGGGAGAAATGGAATCGAGCCCTGGCTGAATTTGAACTGACTCAGGTGCATGAACTACTGTTTACCGCCACTCAAAAAGTACACCCTTTTTGGGTGTATCTTTTTTTGGACGCTCAGTTTTCCTGCTGCATTGCGGCTGAAAGCCTTCCCTCCTCAGGGCCTGATCAGGCGCCGAGACTGGTGGGAAGTATCAGTTTTGACCCACACATTGTTGAAAAAACAGCTCAGTCGCTCCTGCTGCACCAATCTCAGAAAATCCAGCGCCTGCTGCGTGAGGCATTGCACAATCCTCACCTTGATAAAATCACTCGCCAGATTCACCGGGCGGAAGCCACTGAGCGTTTTGCATCATTGCTCACTCAAACCCAGGTTCAGCAGGTACCAGTTCCGACCAGTATTTCCGCGACGGTTTCTCTATCTTACCTTGAAGAATTAATTGGTATTTTGAGTGATTCAGCATCGGGTCAGGCTGGTGCGGCGTTGCTTCATCGAGTGGTCAATGCCATTGCACACCTGACAGATTACCGGCTGGTGCTTGTCTCTTTGTTTAAAGAAGAGTTTCCCTATCGTGATTTGGTGGGATGTGACGCCATTCCGGCTGAAATTCTGGAGCGTATCCACCAGATTCCATTTCCACAGGATGAATTCCGACAATTGCTTCATCTGGGTGAACCAATCCAGGTTGGCATGCTTGGTCAGGCACTCTACTTTCCACCCAGGCTCCATCATGTTTTAGAGCGTGAAAATCTTTATAAAAGCCCTGAGTCTTACACCGGAGGCCAGGGGAAGTGGAATAAAAACGATGAACTGTTTGTCCCGATTGTAAGTCAGGATGGTGAATATCTGGGGGTGATGTCCCTCGATGATCCACGATCCGGTCTGGCCCCGACTGAACAAAGCGTGTTACCAGTGATTGCCTTTGCCCGGCAAATTTCCCTGATTCTGGAGCGCCACCGGGTCGAACAAGAAATGGAAGGCATGCTGATTCAGCTTTCGGTCAACAACAGTGAGTTGGCTGGATTGAATCTGGTGCTTGAAACCACCAGCCGTTCCATGGACCGGCACGGGGTGTTGGAGGGGGCGCTCAAAATCCTCGACGTGGTTGACCTCGAAGCCGCCGCCATCTTGACGCTTGATGAAACACGCGAACAGCTACGACTCGAACATGTCAGCAATGTTCCCGATTCACTCTGCCGCTTGATGTATGACTTTGGGATTGAATGTTTTACAGTGGGATTGAAAACCACTCGTGGCGAATTGGAAATCCACGACCTTGAAACCATCCATACCTCACTTCCCCATCTCAAGCAAACACTCCACCGGGAACAAATCCAAACCCTGGTCAGTGTTCCACTTTCGGGCCGAAATGGTGTGCTGGGCGTGATGGTCTTATGGTCGCACGAAAAACGGAGTTTCTCCGCCCCGGATTGCCGCTTATTGGCCAACGTTGGAAAACAGGTGGGACTGGCCCTTGAAACAACCCAGTTGTTTGAGCATTCGCATCGGTTGGCCACCCAAATGAGTGCGTTGTTTGAAGTTGGCAAAAGCATCACTTCACATCTGGCGCTCAAACCGTTGCTGGATTCAGTGACCCAGAATGCCGCCACGCTTTTAAATGCCGATCAGGTCTCGGTGGCGCTCCTTGACGATTCTCATGCGGTGACGGAGTTAACCAAGTGGATTCGCCCGATCCCGCCAGGGCTGATGGTTATTAATTCCGATACACCTCCGGGCACACCACCGCCAACAGATAAAACACCGCCGAATGGAATTCTGCTCAGCCTGCCCATCCGCACCACTCATCCTGAAACGGGTGAGGCACGACAAATTGGTATGTTTCATGTTGGTCGAAATTCACCCCGCCAGCCATTTTCTCAGATTGAAATTGAAATGCTCAACAACCTCACGACCCACGTCTCAATCGCGGTCGAGAACGCGCGAGCCTTTGAAGCTGAGCACAAACGCAGCAAACAATTCCGGTTGATCAATACTTTTTTGCGTGAAATCAGTGCCATCCTTGACTCTGAGAAAATGCTGAAACGGGCCGCGCAAGTTATTTGTGACAATTTCGGGTACGTGCATGTCTCAGTACATCTCTATCATCTGGAAGCGCAACTGGTCATGGTTCGAGCCGTGGTTGGCAACCAGGTGGCGGTTGGGTGGAATATTGGGGACGTTTTGCCCTGTACCCAGGGCATTCTCCACCGGGCGATCCAAACCAAACAAACCGTCAAAATTGATGACGTGCGGAAAGTAAAGGATGATCTGGTCAGCATTCCCGAAGCCCGTTCGCGACTGGCAATTCCGATTCTGCGTGGGAATGAAGTCATCGGCGTGTTGCTGCTTGAACATTCCGACCCAGGTCATTTTGACCGAAGTGATGTGATTACGGCTGAAATTCTGGCCGATGGAATCGGAGTGGCACTGCGTAAGACCGAACTCTACAACGAGGTCATGCTGGCCAACACCCAGCTTCAGGAGATGATTCGGGTCAAGGATGATCTGGTTTCGATGGTTGCCCATGATTTCCGCTCGCCGCTTACCACAATCCAGGCGTATAGCGAGGTCTTGTCCGATCAAACGGAAGACTCCAGCACCAAACGCTATTTGCAGATTATCAACCAGCAGTCACGCCATCTGGCCCGGCTGGCCAATGACACGCTGACGATGTCGCGACTCGAATCACATAAAATGAACTTTGAGTTTCAACCGGTGTATTTGCGGGAACTCATTGAACTGGTTCTGGATAGCCGGTTTGTTGAAACCAACGTCACCTTTGAGACAATGTGGCCGGAAACACCAATCGTGGTGTCGGCGGATTCCGGACGCCTTCAGGAAGTGTTTGATAATTTGATTGGGAATGCGGTGAAATACTCACCCGCTGGTGGAAAGGTCGTGATCGAAGGGTCGGTTCAGGGAGATATCGCCTGCCTCTCAATTACAGATCAGGGCATTGGGATTGCCAAAGAAGATCTTCCAAAACTCTTTGAGCGATTTCAACGCATGGGGAACGCCCGAAAACTTCGGATCCCCGGCACCGGGCTGGGACTCTATATCTGTCGCTCAATTATCGAGGCCCACAACGGGCAAATTGAAGCCGAAAGCGAATTGGGCACAGGCTCGACCTTTCGGGTTTTTATTCCACTCCATCAACCAGACAAGGCTGAAATCTCTTCAGAAAACGAAAGGCGAACCGAAACCATCGATTCGCCTTAG
- a CDS encoding S8 family serine peptidase yields MKRSPLFHLTLGLMVVIAAYWAGAIHRWETQRRALPKQLCSGIPSLKQSDFPAGQSCRKTAGLEYRGYIVKYKEGTKRSAIEALLSRLKGEHVNEYKYLPGLSFETVGASLSVEDVLRIYRADPNVEFVEPNYVYYPSDSWPNDPGFEQQWGHHNTGQPIQGRPGGKAGADISAIAAWNSSTGSKDIVVGVVDSGVDYLHPDLAANMWVNENEIPDNRIDDDKNGVIDDVFGYNAINNSGNPMDDNNHGTHCAGIIGAVGDNGEGIVGVNWNVRIMALKFLSGHGGGSLNDALECINYGLEMKARGVNLRVLSNSWGGGGYSKALEEAIQRANEQGILFVAAAGNDETNTDKDPNYPSCYNVPNVVSVAALNNNDDLAVFSNYGENTVHIGAPGVEVYSTIPHGQYAYYSGTSMATPYVSGAAALVLSKTPDLKAADLKARLLESAVPVKALKGKVKTGGRLNANQALVE; encoded by the coding sequence GTGAAACGCTCACCACTTTTCCATCTCACACTCGGGTTAATGGTGGTCATTGCCGCTTACTGGGCAGGGGCCATTCATCGGTGGGAAACTCAACGTCGAGCTTTACCGAAACAGCTCTGCAGTGGAATTCCTTCCCTGAAACAGTCTGACTTTCCGGCTGGTCAATCGTGCCGCAAAACGGCTGGGCTGGAGTATCGCGGCTATATTGTCAAGTATAAAGAAGGCACGAAACGCAGTGCGATTGAGGCGCTGTTATCACGCTTGAAAGGCGAACACGTCAACGAATACAAATACCTCCCCGGCCTCTCGTTTGAAACCGTTGGGGCTTCGCTCAGTGTTGAAGACGTGTTGCGGATATACCGGGCTGATCCCAATGTTGAGTTTGTTGAGCCAAACTATGTGTATTATCCGTCAGATAGCTGGCCCAACGATCCTGGATTCGAGCAGCAATGGGGGCACCATAACACCGGACAGCCAATCCAGGGCCGACCGGGCGGAAAGGCGGGAGCTGATATTTCAGCCATTGCCGCCTGGAATAGTTCCACCGGTAGCAAAGACATTGTGGTTGGCGTGGTTGATAGTGGAGTTGATTACCTGCATCCCGATCTGGCTGCCAACATGTGGGTCAATGAAAACGAAATCCCAGATAACCGGATTGATGATGATAAAAATGGCGTGATTGATGACGTGTTTGGGTACAACGCGATCAACAACAGTGGAAACCCGATGGATGATAACAACCACGGAACACACTGTGCCGGTATCATTGGGGCGGTGGGGGACAATGGCGAGGGAATCGTCGGCGTCAACTGGAACGTCCGCATTATGGCGCTCAAGTTCCTGTCAGGTCACGGTGGCGGTTCGCTCAATGATGCGCTGGAATGCATCAACTACGGCCTGGAAATGAAGGCCCGAGGTGTCAATTTGCGCGTGCTGTCCAATAGCTGGGGCGGTGGTGGATATTCAAAAGCATTGGAAGAAGCCATTCAACGGGCCAATGAGCAGGGGATTTTGTTTGTGGCGGCGGCTGGCAATGATGAAACCAACACTGACAAAGACCCTAATTATCCATCGTGTTACAACGTTCCCAATGTGGTTTCAGTCGCAGCCCTCAACAACAACGATGATCTGGCGGTGTTTTCAAATTATGGAGAAAACACGGTTCACATCGGCGCTCCAGGCGTCGAAGTCTATAGCACGATTCCCCATGGGCAGTATGCCTACTATTCAGGTACTTCAATGGCCACGCCCTACGTTTCTGGGGCTGCGGCGCTGGTACTCTCAAAAACACCTGACCTGAAAGCGGCTGATTTAAAAGCGCGGTTGCTTGAGAGCGCGGTTCCGGTGAAAGCTCTCAAAGGGAAAGTCAAAACTGGCGGTCGGTTGAATGCCAATCAGGCGCTGGTCGAATGA
- a CDS encoding TlpA family protein disulfide reductase encodes MHSLAFIVLSVLSLLLPVIRQESHEYAPLQEQKIAYKNWTYKSLKADAPSVNLRDWATGKKLVLVVYYAPWCGNWHNEAPVVARLYDKYHAQGLDVIAVNEYGSSDEARTFFAGKGLSIPVVVESEDRAEREKTTHFGYRQATGDTRRWGSPYNVFLEPATFPKQGDVLAEKAWVVNGELIEAEVEKHIRERLGIQ; translated from the coding sequence ATGCACTCCCTTGCCTTTATAGTTCTCAGCGTATTGAGTTTGCTGTTGCCTGTGATACGCCAGGAATCACATGAATATGCACCACTCCAGGAGCAGAAAATTGCCTATAAGAATTGGACTTACAAGAGTTTAAAGGCGGATGCTCCGTCCGTGAATTTGCGTGACTGGGCAACCGGGAAAAAACTGGTGCTGGTGGTGTATTATGCGCCCTGGTGTGGCAACTGGCACAACGAAGCCCCAGTGGTTGCCCGACTCTATGACAAATACCATGCTCAAGGTTTGGACGTGATTGCGGTCAACGAGTACGGTTCCAGTGACGAAGCCCGGACCTTCTTCGCCGGCAAAGGATTATCCATTCCGGTGGTGGTTGAATCGGAAGATCGAGCTGAACGAGAGAAAACCACCCATTTCGGGTATCGTCAGGCAACGGGTGATACGCGACGATGGGGGTCGCCCTACAATGTCTTTCTGGAGCCGGCGACATTTCCCAAACAAGGCGATGTCCTGGCGGAAAAAGCGTGGGTTGTAAACGGCGAATTGATCGAAGCCGAGGTTGAAAAACACATCCGCGAACGGCTTGGGATTCAGTGA
- the lon gene encoding endopeptidase La, whose amino-acid sequence MADQILIDQDPQDLTGEDAVKIPEVLPVLPLRDIVIFPFMIVPLFVQRERSIRSVEQVLSDNRLILLLSQRDGDKDEPVEQDLHQVGTVAVVMRMMKLPDGRIRILVQGISRALVKKIEETPAYLRATITPLTEPKLESSLELEALTRNIKNSMEKAITLGKNISPEVMAITNSLEDAGRLADLVASNLELKVAEAQTVLEQIDPSQRLRRVNELLAREISVLQVQQEINSQAKGEIDRSQREYYLRQQLKAIQQELGEGNELLEEINQYREKIAEVKMPEKVEEEVLRQLKKLERMHPDAAEASTLRNYLDLMVGLPWSESSTDNLDLKQAQTILDEDHYGLEKVKERIIEDLAVRKLKGKTKGALLCLVGPPGVGKTSLGRSVARALGRKFIRISLGGIHDEAEIRGHRRTYVGAMPGRIIQAIQQAATNNPIIMLDEIDKVSSDFRGDPSSALLEVLDPEQNHSFRDNYLGVPFDLSNAMFMMTANILDTIQPALRDRMEVLRLSGYTEEEKLAILRRHILRKQMEENGISSKHISFSDSALRAIIMQYTRESGLRQLEREIASVCRKVARRVAEGQTGRVQITIKNLQEFLGVSKFMADELLKKDQVGVATGLAWTPVGGDILYIEVLLMKGKGSLLLTGKLGDVMKESAQAALSFAKARCKELGILESDFASHDIHIHIPEGAIPKDGPSAGITLATAMVSAFSNRPIKKSVAMTGEITLRGNVLPIGGVKEKVLAARRAKITTVILPQQNRKDVEEMPKELVKDMEFVYVEHVRQVLKTALVS is encoded by the coding sequence ATGGCTGACCAAATATTGATCGACCAGGATCCACAAGACCTGACTGGTGAGGATGCTGTCAAAATTCCCGAGGTTCTGCCAGTCCTTCCGCTGCGGGATATCGTGATCTTCCCGTTTATGATCGTTCCGCTTTTTGTCCAACGTGAACGCTCGATTCGGTCGGTTGAACAAGTGCTTTCAGATAACCGGTTGATTTTATTGTTGTCACAACGTGATGGAGATAAAGATGAACCAGTCGAACAGGACCTCCATCAGGTTGGAACCGTGGCCGTCGTCATGCGCATGATGAAGTTGCCAGATGGCCGGATTCGAATTTTGGTGCAAGGGATTTCTCGGGCGCTCGTCAAAAAAATTGAGGAAACCCCAGCCTACCTGCGGGCGACCATCACTCCATTGACTGAACCCAAACTTGAATCATCCCTTGAGCTCGAAGCCCTGACCCGCAATATTAAAAATTCAATGGAAAAAGCCATCACTCTGGGGAAAAACATTTCTCCCGAAGTGATGGCGATTACCAATAGCCTTGAAGATGCCGGGCGGCTCGCTGATTTGGTGGCTTCCAATCTGGAACTGAAGGTTGCCGAAGCCCAAACCGTGCTCGAACAGATTGATCCCAGTCAACGCCTGCGTCGGGTGAATGAACTCCTGGCCCGTGAAATCAGCGTCTTGCAGGTCCAGCAGGAAATCAACAGTCAGGCGAAAGGGGAAATTGATCGGTCTCAACGCGAGTACTATTTGCGCCAGCAACTCAAAGCCATTCAACAGGAACTGGGAGAAGGCAATGAACTCCTTGAAGAAATCAACCAGTACCGCGAAAAAATTGCCGAAGTCAAAATGCCGGAAAAAGTCGAAGAGGAAGTCCTGCGGCAATTGAAAAAGCTGGAACGGATGCACCCGGACGCAGCGGAAGCCTCGACGCTTCGCAATTACCTGGACTTGATGGTGGGGTTGCCCTGGTCAGAATCCTCGACTGACAACCTGGATCTCAAACAGGCACAAACCATTCTGGATGAGGACCATTACGGATTGGAAAAGGTCAAGGAGCGCATCATCGAAGATCTGGCCGTCCGCAAGCTCAAGGGCAAAACCAAAGGAGCGCTTCTGTGCCTGGTTGGTCCTCCAGGGGTTGGAAAAACATCGCTTGGCCGGTCAGTGGCACGTGCCCTGGGTCGCAAGTTTATTCGCATTTCACTTGGGGGAATCCACGACGAGGCTGAAATCCGGGGTCACCGGCGAACCTATGTCGGCGCCATGCCAGGGCGGATTATTCAGGCAATTCAACAGGCGGCAACCAACAATCCGATCATCATGCTGGATGAAATTGACAAGGTGAGTTCCGATTTTCGCGGCGATCCAAGCTCCGCCCTCCTCGAAGTGCTGGACCCGGAACAAAACCATTCGTTTCGGGACAACTATCTGGGCGTGCCGTTCGATTTGTCAAACGCGATGTTTATGATGACGGCCAATATTCTGGACACGATCCAGCCGGCCTTGCGCGACCGCATGGAAGTCCTGCGATTGTCTGGATATACCGAAGAGGAAAAACTCGCCATTTTGCGCCGTCACATCCTGCGCAAACAAATGGAGGAAAACGGGATCTCCTCCAAACACATTTCATTTTCAGATTCAGCTCTCCGGGCGATCATTATGCAGTACACCCGTGAATCGGGGTTGCGGCAATTGGAACGTGAAATTGCTTCGGTGTGCCGGAAGGTAGCCCGGCGCGTGGCTGAAGGCCAAACCGGACGGGTTCAAATCACGATCAAAAACCTGCAGGAATTTCTGGGTGTTTCCAAATTCATGGCCGACGAGTTGCTCAAAAAAGACCAGGTGGGTGTGGCCACGGGTTTGGCCTGGACTCCGGTCGGCGGTGACATCCTCTATATCGAAGTCCTGTTAATGAAAGGGAAGGGAAGTCTGCTTCTGACCGGAAAACTGGGTGACGTGATGAAAGAATCAGCTCAAGCCGCACTTTCGTTTGCCAAAGCCCGGTGCAAAGAACTTGGAATCCTGGAATCTGATTTTGCCTCACACGACATCCACATTCACATTCCCGAAGGCGCCATTCCAAAAGATGGCCCCTCCGCCGGAATTACCCTGGCCACGGCCATGGTTTCAGCTTTTTCCAACCGACCTATCAAAAAATCGGTGGCCATGACCGGAGAAATTACACTTCGCGGAAACGTTCTACCGATTGGTGGTGTCAAAGAAAAAGTACTGGCTGCCCGGCGTGCCAAAATTACAACCGTCATCCTGCCCCAACAAAACCGCAAAGACGTTGAAGAAATGCCCAAAGAACTGGTCAAAGACATGGAGTTTGTCTATGTCGAGCACGTCCGACAGGTTTTGAAAACAGCGCTGGTCAGCTAG